A genomic window from Terriglobia bacterium includes:
- a CDS encoding succinate dehydrogenase gives MAASVSSPAAASAIKVSAGVPALRAGEGNSFLWRRLHSLSGIFPIGAFLVEHFLSNAFATNGGAAYNENVRFLTGLPFVLALEILFIYIPLAFHAGYGFWIWWRGDSNVGDYPWLGNWMYTLQRYSGIVAFFYIGYHTWTMRFSGAHILTHSEVAYAKVWAELQNPWIVALYFIGLAAASWHFAYGVWLFAAKWGLIVGEQGRRKFGYVCLVIGLALAGMAAGSVYAFLSTPESQVPNMQEFRQLQHAEASYVLPALNS, from the coding sequence GTGGCAGCATCGGTCAGTTCTCCGGCAGCGGCAAGCGCGATCAAAGTTTCCGCAGGCGTTCCGGCACTTCGTGCGGGCGAGGGAAATTCGTTCCTGTGGCGGCGCCTTCATTCCCTGAGTGGGATTTTTCCCATCGGCGCGTTCTTGGTCGAACACTTCCTCTCCAACGCCTTCGCCACCAACGGCGGCGCGGCGTACAACGAGAACGTGCGTTTCCTGACCGGGCTTCCGTTCGTGCTCGCGCTGGAGATCCTCTTCATCTACATTCCCCTGGCCTTCCACGCCGGCTACGGTTTTTGGATCTGGTGGCGCGGCGACTCCAACGTCGGCGACTATCCCTGGCTGGGCAACTGGATGTACACCCTGCAGCGCTACAGCGGGATCGTGGCCTTTTTCTACATCGGCTACCACACCTGGACCATGCGCTTCAGCGGCGCCCACATTCTCACGCATTCGGAAGTCGCCTACGCGAAGGTGTGGGCTGAACTCCAGAACCCGTGGATCGTGGCGCTCTATTTCATCGGGCTGGCCGCCGCGTCATGGCATTTCGCCTACGGAGTCTGGCTGTTTGCGGCAAAGTGGGGATTGATTGTCGGCGAGCAGGGCCGCAGGAAGTTTGGCTACGTGTGCCTGGTGATCGGGCTGGCGCTGGCCGGCATGGCCGCAGGCTCAGTGTACGCATTCCTCAGCACGCCGGAGAGCCAGGTGCCGAATATGCAGGAGTTCCGGCAGTTGCAGCATGCAGAGGCGTCCTATGTGCTGCCGGCACTGAATTCATGA
- the sdhA gene encoding succinate dehydrogenase flavoprotein subunit, translated as MASNPRIIVVGGGLAGLSAVIKIAEMGGQVDLFSIVPVKRSHSVCAQGGINAAKNLKGEGDSTWQHFDDSVFGGDFLANQPPVKDMCEAAPGIIDLLDRMGVPFNRTPEGLLDFRRFGGTLYNRTAFAGATTGQQLLYALDEQARRHESEGKVKKYEHWEFLSGVIDTKGICRGICAMDLHSMQVVTFPADAVIICTGGIGAIFGKSTNSVVCTGSAQSALYQQGAYYANGEFIQVHPTCIPGDDKLRLMSESARGEGGRVWVPKKPGDKRDPKSIPENERYYFLEERYPKYGNLVPRDIATREIHKVVYEDGLGIDSGPMVYLDLTHIDRKVLDRKLEGILEIYEKFVGDDPRDVAMKIFPGVHYTMGGMWVDYKQATNIPGLYAVGECDYQYHGANRLGANSLLSCIWGGFVAGPAAVQYARSQQTAASNGAFDAERTRQDEANAMLINNQGDENPFKIWRELGDIMTRNCTVIRYNKNLQETDVKLVELLERFRRVNLSDKTVWANSTFAFARQLYNMLQLARVIVQGAALRNESRGSHYKPDFPERDDKNFLKTTKASFAPDADEPRFEFEAVDTSLIPPRARKY; from the coding sequence ATGGCATCAAATCCTAGAATCATCGTGGTAGGCGGCGGTCTGGCGGGTCTTTCGGCCGTCATCAAGATCGCCGAAATGGGCGGGCAGGTGGACTTGTTTTCCATCGTGCCGGTCAAGCGGTCGCACTCGGTCTGCGCCCAGGGCGGCATCAATGCAGCCAAGAACCTGAAAGGGGAGGGCGACTCCACCTGGCAGCACTTCGACGATTCCGTCTTCGGCGGTGATTTCCTGGCGAACCAACCGCCGGTGAAGGACATGTGCGAAGCCGCCCCCGGGATCATAGACCTGCTGGACCGCATGGGCGTTCCCTTCAACCGCACTCCGGAAGGACTGCTCGACTTCCGTCGCTTCGGCGGCACGCTGTACAACCGCACCGCGTTCGCCGGCGCCACGACCGGCCAGCAGCTTCTCTATGCCCTCGACGAACAGGCGCGCCGCCACGAGTCGGAGGGCAAGGTCAAGAAGTACGAGCACTGGGAATTCCTGTCGGGGGTGATCGATACCAAGGGGATCTGCCGGGGCATCTGTGCCATGGACCTGCACTCCATGCAGGTGGTCACCTTCCCGGCCGACGCAGTCATCATCTGCACCGGCGGCATCGGCGCCATCTTCGGCAAATCCACCAACTCGGTGGTGTGCACCGGTTCGGCGCAGTCGGCGCTCTACCAGCAGGGCGCGTACTACGCCAATGGCGAGTTCATCCAGGTGCACCCCACCTGCATTCCCGGCGACGACAAGCTGCGCCTGATGTCAGAATCGGCGCGCGGCGAAGGCGGACGCGTCTGGGTGCCGAAGAAACCGGGAGACAAGCGCGATCCCAAGAGCATCCCGGAAAACGAGCGCTACTACTTCCTAGAGGAGAGATATCCCAAGTACGGGAACCTGGTGCCGCGCGACATCGCCACCCGCGAGATTCACAAGGTAGTCTACGAAGATGGCCTGGGCATCGACAGCGGTCCCATGGTGTACCTCGATCTAACCCACATTGATCGCAAGGTATTAGATCGAAAACTTGAAGGCATTCTTGAGATCTATGAAAAGTTCGTCGGCGACGATCCGCGCGATGTCGCGATGAAGATTTTCCCCGGCGTGCACTACACGATGGGCGGCATGTGGGTGGATTACAAGCAGGCCACCAACATCCCCGGGCTGTATGCCGTGGGCGAGTGCGATTACCAATATCACGGCGCCAATCGCCTGGGCGCGAACTCGCTCCTGTCGTGCATCTGGGGCGGATTCGTGGCCGGCCCGGCAGCAGTGCAGTACGCGCGCTCGCAGCAGACGGCTGCCAGCAACGGCGCTTTTGACGCCGAGCGCACGCGCCAAGATGAGGCCAATGCCATGCTCATCAACAACCAGGGCGATGAAAACCCGTTCAAGATCTGGCGCGAACTCGGCGATATCATGACGCGTAACTGCACGGTCATCCGCTACAACAAGAACCTGCAGGAGACCGACGTCAAGCTGGTGGAATTACTGGAGCGATTCCGCCGCGTGAACCTGAGCGACAAGACCGTGTGGGCCAACAGCACCTTCGCCTTCGCCCGCCAGCTCTACAACATGCTGCAACTGGCGCGCGTGATCGTACAAGGAGCGGCCCTGCGCAACGAATCGCGCGGCTCGCATTACAAACCGGATTTCCCCGAGCGCGACGACAAGAATTTTCTTAAGACGACCAAGGCGTCCTTCGCGCCCGACGCGGATGAGCCGCGGTTTGAGTTCGAGGCGGTGGATACATCATTGATTCCCCCGCGTGCACGCAAGTACTAG
- a CDS encoding DUF5715 family protein — MRATYRTSFAVTLLVLVLFTGSYAATIKARYHRTTYRHARHLRWTPVLLKGSHDSLLRQNAEIDRLQLPRIQNDQALEEMIARDELVALPENHAIRIDPRIEPSRRYCRPWTRNFLEDFSQAYYKQFKQAVQVNSAVRTVEQQERLTRYNHNAAPAEGETASSHLAGLTVDIAKKGMTRRQRAFVEGYLVNMHNLGLVEAVEERRQACFHVMVSDRYTAWRDSEKLATAPHGRHAPGSSVNAQ; from the coding sequence TTGCGCGCCACGTATCGGACCAGCTTCGCCGTAACTCTTCTGGTGTTGGTGTTGTTCACCGGCTCGTATGCCGCCACCATCAAGGCACGGTATCACCGGACTACGTATCGTCATGCGAGGCATCTGCGCTGGACGCCGGTCCTGCTGAAAGGCTCGCACGATTCTCTGCTGCGGCAGAACGCAGAGATCGATCGCCTGCAGCTGCCGCGCATCCAGAACGACCAGGCGCTGGAAGAAATGATTGCACGCGACGAACTGGTTGCGCTGCCCGAGAATCACGCGATACGAATCGATCCGCGCATCGAGCCCTCGCGGCGCTACTGCCGCCCGTGGACGCGCAACTTCCTGGAGGATTTCAGCCAGGCGTATTACAAGCAATTCAAGCAGGCCGTCCAGGTCAATTCGGCGGTGCGCACGGTCGAGCAGCAGGAGAGGCTGACTCGTTACAATCACAATGCAGCTCCCGCCGAAGGCGAAACTGCTTCCTCCCATCTCGCCGGCCTCACGGTCGACATCGCCAAGAAGGGCATGACGCGCCGGCAGCGGGCGTTCGTCGAGGGCTACCTGGTCAACATGCATAACCTCGGGCTGGTGGAAGCGGTCGAGGAGCGCCGCCAGGCCTGCTTTCACGTAATGGTCTCCGACCGTTATACTGCGTGGCGTGATAGCGAAAAGCTCGCCACCGCTCCGCACGGCCGGCACGCGCCCGGCAGCTCGGTTAACGCGCAGTAA
- the rdgB gene encoding RdgB/HAM1 family non-canonical purine NTP pyrophosphatase, producing MRRVLIATSNPGKLRDFAAAAAAHGIEVAAVPRLVELPEVVEDGATFEANARKKAEHYSRHVAGEIVLADDSGLTVDALGGAPGVRSARYAAGHGQSNSSDLANNARLLGEMEKVDDSRRGARFVCVIAAARDGRTLATFRGEALGQLFRAPRGSGGFGYDPLFYFPSLGKTFAELAPEEKALVSHRGAAFGKFLAWYELSSRSERAT from the coding sequence ATGCGCCGCGTCCTGATCGCCACCTCGAACCCCGGTAAGCTGCGCGATTTTGCCGCCGCTGCCGCCGCGCATGGGATTGAGGTGGCGGCGGTCCCGCGCTTGGTCGAACTGCCCGAAGTCGTGGAAGACGGCGCGACATTCGAAGCCAACGCGCGCAAAAAAGCCGAGCACTACAGCCGCCACGTCGCCGGCGAAATCGTGCTCGCCGACGACTCCGGTCTTACCGTGGACGCGCTCGGCGGCGCGCCCGGAGTCCGCTCCGCCCGTTACGCCGCCGGACACGGACAGTCAAATTCTTCCGACCTCGCGAACAACGCGCGCCTGTTAGGCGAGATGGAGAAGGTGGACGATTCCCGCCGCGGGGCGCGGTTCGTGTGCGTCATTGCCGCGGCGCGCGACGGGCGCACGCTGGCCACTTTCCGCGGAGAAGCGCTCGGCCAACTGTTCCGGGCGCCGCGCGGCAGCGGCGGCTTCGGCTACGATCCGCTCTTCTACTTCCCTTCTCTCGGCAAAACTTTTGCGGAACTCGCGCCGGAAGAAAAGGCGTTGGTCAGTCACCGGGGCGCGGCGTTTGGAAAATTTCTCGCGTGGTACGAACTCAGCAGCCGATCGGAACGCGCTACATAA
- a CDS encoding peptidylprolyl isomerase encodes MRKLMAIMLLLVPSLLLAADAAGNPKAVIETTLGNFNCTLFKDKAPVTVENFIGLAEGTKDWKNPVSGAKKHNTPLYDGTIFHRVIPGFMIQGGDPAGNGTGDPGYKFKDEFDPSLKFDRPGRLAMANSGPNTNGSQFFITEVPTPHLNGRHTIFGQCEPVSLVTKITHVPRDQNNDKPFQAVKITHIKIVQAGAAAPAAEKKPEPKK; translated from the coding sequence ATGCGAAAACTGATGGCCATCATGCTGTTGCTCGTTCCTTCCCTGCTCCTCGCCGCTGACGCCGCCGGAAATCCCAAGGCGGTGATCGAAACCACACTCGGCAATTTCAACTGCACGTTGTTCAAGGACAAGGCGCCGGTCACGGTGGAGAATTTCATCGGTCTGGCGGAAGGCACGAAGGATTGGAAGAATCCGGTCTCGGGCGCCAAAAAGCACAATACGCCGCTTTACGATGGCACCATCTTCCATCGCGTGATTCCCGGTTTCATGATCCAGGGTGGCGATCCGGCCGGCAACGGCACCGGCGATCCCGGCTACAAGTTCAAGGACGAATTCGATCCGTCGCTGAAGTTCGACCGGCCCGGCCGCCTGGCGATGGCCAACTCCGGCCCGAACACGAACGGGTCGCAGTTCTTCATCACCGAGGTGCCCACGCCGCACCTGAATGGACGGCATACGATCTTTGGCCAGTGCGAGCCGGTGTCGCTGGTGACCAAGATCACCCATGTGCCGCGCGATCAGAACAACGATAAGCCGTTTCAGGCGGTGAAGATCACGCACATCAAAATCGTGCAGGCCGGGGCGGCGGCTCCCGCTGCGGAGAAAAAACCCGAACCCAAGAAATAG
- a CDS encoding aminoacyl-histidine dipeptidase, with the protein MTPALQNLEPKRLWKHFDALAAIPRASTKEAAARDYVLAQAKRVGLTAVHDQVGNTVISKPARPGRENAPMAILQGHLDMVCEKNEGTPHNFDTDPIKVVRDGDWLKADGTTLGSDNGIGVAAALAVMESDDIAHGPLEFVFTIDEESGLTGATEFPGGLLKSKYFLNLDNEERGTLCIGCSGGINTTARRKVTLRQPRPGAAWRIKISGLQGGHSGVDIHRGRGNAVRILGLVLQRLLDRLPIEIADLKGGSARNAIPREAAAVVVLDAGREKELRTLLAELQSEIQSDLGGFDPGLQLALEKDKAKAEGAPQVLDASDARPTVDLLASLHHGVLAMSPDIAGLVQNSTNLATVAIKDGVVEIGTSQRSAIESSKLAAARLVATVCRLAGFDTEHSTSYPGWKPDPNSEIVRKLQSAHQEVFGQPAKLIAMHAGLECGVIGDKYPGMQMISLGPQIENPHSPHERVQISSVETFWRLLRTALERM; encoded by the coding sequence ATGACACCTGCACTGCAAAATCTTGAACCGAAGCGGTTGTGGAAACACTTTGACGCCCTCGCTGCCATTCCCCGCGCGTCCACCAAGGAAGCCGCGGCGCGCGACTATGTTCTGGCGCAAGCCAAGCGGGTTGGCCTCACTGCCGTTCACGACCAAGTCGGCAACACCGTCATCAGCAAGCCGGCACGCCCCGGCCGCGAGAATGCGCCCATGGCCATCTTGCAGGGCCATCTCGACATGGTCTGCGAGAAGAACGAAGGAACTCCCCACAATTTCGATACCGATCCCATCAAGGTAGTACGCGATGGCGATTGGCTGAAGGCCGACGGAACCACGCTCGGCTCCGACAACGGCATCGGCGTCGCGGCAGCGCTGGCGGTGATGGAGAGCGACGACATTGCTCACGGCCCCCTGGAGTTCGTGTTCACCATTGACGAGGAAAGCGGGCTGACCGGCGCCACCGAATTTCCCGGCGGTTTGCTCAAGTCCAAGTACTTCCTCAACCTGGACAACGAAGAAAGAGGCACGCTGTGCATCGGGTGCTCGGGCGGTATCAATACCACGGCGCGCCGCAAGGTGACGCTTCGCCAACCCCGGCCGGGCGCGGCGTGGCGGATCAAGATCTCCGGGCTGCAAGGCGGCCACTCCGGCGTGGACATCCATCGCGGCCGCGGCAACGCGGTGCGCATCCTCGGACTCGTCCTGCAACGCCTGCTCGACCGCCTTCCCATCGAGATTGCCGACCTGAAGGGTGGAAGCGCGCGCAACGCCATTCCGCGCGAAGCCGCTGCGGTGGTCGTGTTGGACGCCGGCCGTGAAAAAGAATTGCGAACGCTGCTGGCCGAATTGCAGTCCGAGATACAGTCTGACCTGGGCGGATTCGATCCCGGGCTGCAATTAGCGCTGGAAAAAGACAAAGCCAAAGCCGAAGGCGCCCCTCAGGTGCTGGACGCATCCGACGCGCGGCCAACGGTCGACCTGCTGGCCAGCCTGCATCACGGTGTGCTGGCGATGAGTCCCGACATCGCGGGGCTGGTCCAGAACTCAACCAACCTGGCGACGGTTGCCATCAAGGATGGAGTGGTCGAGATTGGCACCAGCCAGCGCAGCGCGATCGAGAGCAGCAAGCTTGCTGCCGCCCGCTTGGTGGCGACGGTGTGCCGCCTGGCGGGATTCGACACCGAGCACTCGACCAGTTATCCCGGATGGAAGCCGGATCCAAACAGTGAAATCGTGCGCAAGCTGCAGTCGGCCCACCAGGAGGTATTCGGCCAGCCCGCCAAGCTGATTGCCATGCATGCCGGGTTGGAGTGCGGCGTGATCGGTGATAAGTACCCCGGAATGCAAATGATCTCGTTGGGGCCGCAAATCGAAAATCCGCACAGCCCGCACGAGCGCGTGCAGATTTCATCGGTGGAGACTTTCTGGCGCCTGCTGCGCACGGCACTGGAACGGATGTGA
- the sdhB gene encoding succinate dehydrogenase iron-sulfur subunit, whose amino-acid sequence MAHKSILLKIKRQSDPQHAATWEEFEIPYRPKMNVISVLMEIALNPVTREGKPTTPIFYDSNCLEEVCGSCAMRINGRTRMACSALVDQLDQPIVLEPFSKFPVVRDLAVDRSVLFENLKAVKAWVPIDGTYDLGSGPRMLPEEQEAAYPLSRCISCCCCMEACPQFNQSTGFVGAATISQVRLFNTHPTGKALKSERLHALMGDGGIHECGYAQNCIEVCPKDIPLTRSIAEVGGAVMKQAFADLFHR is encoded by the coding sequence ATGGCACACAAATCGATCCTTCTTAAAATCAAGCGCCAGAGCGACCCGCAGCACGCGGCCACCTGGGAAGAGTTTGAAATTCCGTACCGGCCGAAGATGAACGTCATTTCGGTGCTGATGGAGATCGCGCTCAACCCGGTTACGCGCGAGGGCAAGCCGACCACGCCCATCTTCTACGATTCCAACTGCCTGGAGGAGGTATGCGGCTCCTGCGCCATGCGCATCAACGGGCGCACCCGCATGGCCTGCTCCGCCCTGGTGGACCAACTCGACCAACCCATCGTGCTGGAGCCCTTCAGCAAGTTCCCGGTGGTGCGCGACCTGGCGGTGGACCGCAGCGTGCTGTTCGAGAACCTGAAGGCGGTGAAGGCGTGGGTCCCGATCGACGGCACCTATGACCTCGGCTCCGGTCCGCGCATGCTGCCGGAGGAGCAGGAGGCGGCGTACCCGCTGTCGCGCTGCATTTCCTGCTGCTGCTGCATGGAGGCCTGCCCGCAGTTCAACCAGTCCACCGGGTTCGTGGGGGCGGCGACCATCTCGCAGGTGCGACTGTTCAACACCCACCCGACCGGCAAAGCGCTCAAGAGCGAACGGCTGCACGCGCTCATGGGCGACGGCGGCATCCACGAATGCGGCTATGCCCAGAACTGCATCGAAGTCTGCCCCAAGGACATCCCGCTGACGCGCTCGATTGCCGAGGTCGGGGGCGCGGTGATGAAGCAAGCCTTCGCCGATCTCTTCCACCGGTAA
- a CDS encoding NADP-dependent isocitrate dehydrogenase, translating to MADSYNGLPLPKDGARITYSNGKYTIPDNPIIPFIEGDGTGRDIWKASVRVFDAAVKKAYGNKRRIVWYEVFAGEKAMAKFKSWLPDGTIEALKDMRVSIKGPLTTPVGGGIRSLNVALRQILDLYDCVRPVKHYGAPSPVKHPERMNVIIHRENTEDVYAGIEWEQGTDKVKKLINFLNNEMLAGTGKKIREDSGVGIKPISVTGTKRLVRKAIQHALELGRKKVTLVHKGNIQKFTEGAFRAWGYELATTEFRDKVVTERESWILDNKDKNPNITIEQNAALVEPGLEYAAHDFQQTIYKEVKDCLDAIYKTHGNGQWKKKLMVNDRIADSIFQQVVTRADEYEILATPNLNGDYISDACAAQIGGLGIAAGANIGDGYAIFEATHGTAPKYADLDVINPTSVLLSGVMMFEFLGWKEAAKLIEDGVRKTIEQKKVTYDFHRLMEGATKVKCSEFGTYIIENMNAANSAAAD from the coding sequence ATGGCGGATTCATACAATGGCCTGCCCTTGCCCAAGGACGGCGCCCGAATTACCTACAGCAATGGCAAATACACAATTCCCGATAATCCCATCATTCCGTTCATCGAAGGCGACGGAACCGGCCGCGACATCTGGAAGGCTTCCGTGCGCGTATTCGACGCGGCGGTGAAGAAGGCCTACGGCAACAAGCGCCGCATCGTGTGGTACGAAGTCTTCGCCGGCGAAAAAGCGATGGCCAAGTTCAAGAGTTGGCTTCCCGACGGCACCATCGAAGCGCTGAAGGACATGCGCGTCAGCATCAAGGGCCCCCTGACAACCCCCGTGGGCGGCGGCATCCGTTCGCTGAACGTCGCCCTGCGCCAGATCCTGGACCTGTATGACTGCGTGCGCCCGGTGAAGCACTACGGCGCCCCTTCGCCGGTAAAGCACCCCGAGCGCATGAACGTGATTATCCACCGCGAGAACACGGAAGACGTTTACGCCGGCATCGAGTGGGAGCAGGGAACCGACAAGGTCAAGAAGCTGATCAATTTCCTGAACAACGAAATGCTGGCCGGCACCGGCAAGAAGATCCGCGAGGACAGCGGCGTGGGCATCAAGCCGATCTCGGTCACCGGCACCAAGCGCTTGGTCCGCAAGGCGATCCAGCATGCGCTGGAGCTGGGACGCAAGAAGGTGACGCTGGTGCACAAGGGCAACATCCAGAAGTTCACCGAAGGCGCGTTCCGCGCCTGGGGCTATGAGTTGGCTACCACCGAGTTCCGCGACAAGGTGGTCACGGAACGCGAGAGCTGGATCCTCGACAACAAGGACAAGAACCCGAACATCACCATCGAGCAGAATGCCGCCCTGGTCGAGCCCGGCCTCGAGTACGCCGCGCACGACTTCCAGCAGACCATCTACAAGGAAGTGAAGGACTGCCTGGATGCGATCTACAAGACGCACGGCAACGGCCAGTGGAAGAAGAAGCTGATGGTCAACGACCGCATCGCGGATTCGATCTTCCAGCAGGTCGTCACGCGTGCCGACGAATACGAAATCCTGGCCACCCCCAACCTGAACGGCGATTACATCAGCGACGCCTGCGCCGCGCAGATCGGCGGCCTGGGCATCGCAGCCGGCGCCAATATCGGCGATGGCTATGCCATCTTCGAAGCGACGCACGGCACGGCCCCGAAGTATGCCGACCTGGACGTCATCAATCCGACCTCGGTGCTGCTGTCGGGCGTGATGATGTTTGAGTTCCTCGGCTGGAAGGAAGCGGCCAAGCTGATCGAGGACGGCGTCCGCAAGACCATCGAGCAGAAGAAGGTCACCTACGACTTCCACCGCCTGATGGAGGGCGCCACCAAGGTGAAGTGCAGCGAGTTCGGCACCTACATCATCGAGAACATGAACGCCGCCAATTCCGCGGCTGCCGACTAG
- a CDS encoding peptidylprolyl isomerase produces the protein MARQPGTYATFETSEGMIVCRLFEKEAPKTAQNFVDLAEGKREWTHPVTHAKSSNRLYDGTIFHRVIPNFMIQGGDPAGTGFGGPGYRFEDETKGSPYKFDKPGKLAMANAGPNTNGSQFFITVAATPWLTGNHTIFGEVVEGQEVVTKIVSVPRNPQDKPVKDVTVKAVKIERC, from the coding sequence ATGGCACGCCAACCCGGCACGTACGCGACGTTTGAAACGTCGGAAGGGATGATCGTCTGTCGTCTGTTTGAAAAGGAAGCGCCGAAAACCGCGCAGAACTTCGTGGACCTCGCCGAGGGCAAGCGCGAGTGGACGCATCCGGTTACGCACGCCAAATCCAGCAATCGCCTGTACGACGGAACGATCTTTCACCGCGTGATTCCCAATTTCATGATCCAGGGCGGCGACCCGGCGGGCACCGGTTTCGGCGGTCCCGGCTACCGCTTCGAAGACGAGACCAAGGGCTCGCCGTACAAGTTTGACAAGCCGGGAAAGCTCGCCATGGCCAACGCCGGCCCGAACACCAACGGCAGCCAGTTTTTCATCACCGTGGCGGCAACGCCATGGCTGACCGGCAATCACACCATCTTTGGCGAGGTGGTCGAGGGGCAGGAAGTGGTGACCAAGATCGTGAGCGTGCCGCGCAATCCGCAGGACAAGCCAGTGAAGGATGTGACGGTGAAGGCGGTGAAGATCGAGAGGTGCTGA
- a CDS encoding SRPBCC family protein, with product MTTQLLATLALVLVSTALAQSTTTGTGFKAEGVARTGHLQFEAPIGAVFPLFTPLGEKHWAKGWNPEILFPRDHDVAEGMVFRTQEGVEHVWTVTRYDPAKRTIAYNIVAQGMLVRQIEIRCLAVGANRTDVTVTDSYVGLSAQGNSFVEGLTESAYATKMAHWKESIGGYLAGVAKSSR from the coding sequence ATGACCACTCAATTGCTGGCGACGCTGGCGCTTGTCCTGGTGAGCACTGCGTTGGCCCAGTCTACTACCACCGGAACCGGGTTCAAGGCCGAAGGAGTTGCTCGAACCGGCCATTTGCAGTTTGAGGCGCCTATCGGAGCTGTTTTTCCGTTGTTTACCCCCCTGGGCGAAAAGCATTGGGCGAAAGGCTGGAATCCGGAGATTCTCTTCCCGCGCGATCACGATGTGGCCGAAGGCATGGTGTTCCGCACGCAAGAAGGCGTGGAGCACGTCTGGACCGTGACGCGCTACGATCCTGCAAAGCGCACGATCGCGTACAACATCGTTGCGCAGGGCATGCTGGTGCGGCAGATCGAAATTCGCTGTTTGGCGGTGGGGGCGAATCGCACCGACGTGACGGTGACGGACTCCTACGTCGGCCTGTCGGCCCAAGGCAACTCGTTCGTCGAAGGCCTCACGGAATCCGCCTACGCCACGAAGATGGCGCATTGGAAAGAGTCCATTGGCGGCTACCTCGCCGGAGTCGCGAAATCTTCCCGCTGA
- the mdh gene encoding malate dehydrogenase — protein MRKKVTVVGSGNVGATAAHWIAAAELADVTLIDIIEGVPEGKGLDLLEAMPIIKKDCYVVGTENYADTANSDIVVITAGVPRKPGMSRDDLLNINAKIMRDVVGKVVQYSPDCILIIVSNPLDAMAQAAYKLSGFSRNRVIGMAGVLDSARFRAFISQELKVSVENVTAFVLGGHGDTMVPLPRYSTVAGIPLPELMDKATIDRLVQRTRDGGAEIVKYLKTGSAYYAPSAAVTEMVEAILKDKKKILPCAAYLEGEYGIHGLFVGVPCKLGSRGIEDVIQIRLTAEEQAALEKSAGAVKELVAVIGV, from the coding sequence ATGCGCAAGAAAGTAACGGTCGTGGGCTCGGGTAACGTAGGGGCGACGGCAGCGCACTGGATCGCCGCGGCCGAACTGGCCGACGTAACCCTGATTGACATCATCGAGGGCGTGCCGGAGGGCAAGGGTCTGGACCTGCTCGAGGCCATGCCCATCATCAAGAAGGATTGTTACGTGGTCGGCACCGAGAATTACGCCGACACCGCCAATTCCGATATCGTGGTCATCACCGCCGGCGTGCCGCGCAAGCCGGGCATGAGCCGCGACGACCTGCTGAATATCAATGCCAAGATCATGCGGGACGTGGTCGGCAAAGTGGTCCAGTACTCGCCCGACTGCATCCTGATCATCGTTTCCAATCCGCTGGACGCGATGGCGCAGGCGGCGTACAAGCTCAGCGGCTTCTCGCGCAATCGCGTGATCGGCATGGCCGGCGTGCTCGATTCGGCGCGCTTCCGCGCCTTTATCTCCCAGGAGTTGAAGGTCTCGGTCGAGAACGTCACCGCATTCGTGCTCGGCGGGCACGGCGACACCATGGTGCCCCTGCCGCGCTATTCCACGGTCGCCGGTATCCCGCTTCCCGAATTGATGGACAAGGCGACCATCGATCGCCTGGTGCAGCGCACCCGCGACGGCGGCGCCGAGATCGTCAAGTACTTGAAGACGGGTAGCGCCTACTACGCCCCATCCGCCGCGGTGACCGAGATGGTGGAAGCCATTCTCAAGGACAAGAAAAAGATTCTGCCCTGCGCCGCCTACCTGGAAGGCGAATACGGGATCCACGGTTTGTTCGTCGGCGTCCCTTGCAAGCTGGGCTCGCGCGGGATCGAGGACGTCATTCAGATCCGGCTCACCGCGGAAGAGCAGGCTGCCCTGGAAAAGAGCGCCGGCGCGGTCAAGGAGTTGGTGGCCGTGATCGGAGTCTGA